ATAATAGTCGGGATGCTCATAACTCCGTACTTTGAGGCTACAAATGGGGCTTCATCTACGTTAACCTTGGCGAATTCTATTTTCCCCTTGTATTCATTGGCTAACTCCTCGACGATGGGAGCAACAGCACGGCACGGACCACACCAGGGTGCCCAGAAGTCAACCATCACTGGCTTTTGTGAATCTAAGACAGCTTTTTGAAAGCTATCGTGGTCTACATTCGTTATGTTTTGTGACACGGTCTCGGCCTCCTGATTTTTTTATTTGGATGACTTTAAGGCTACTCCTTTGTCTGTGCAAGGGTAGCACATTCGATGCAGGCATTATTATCAATGCAGCTATTGCTAGCTACAATACAATCTTTTAATATGGCTTGCTCTCCTATTGTAACATTTTGCCATAGAATTGAGTTTTCTATTATAGCACCATCCTTTATTGTACAATCTGTGCCAATAACCACTGGCCCTTTGAGCTGAACGCCCTTGCCAATGGTGCAATCTCTATCAACTAGTATTGGTCCGGTCAACTTGGCTTGGGGATGGACGGAACTCTTTTCGTTTATCCGGATTTCCTCAGGCGTGAAGGCAACCTGGACGCTTTTGCCGAACATTAAATCGTGGTTCAACTGTAAATACTGCTCTGGAGTCCCAGCGTCAATCCAGTAGACATCGGTTGCGTAGCCGGAAACAGGCTCTCCGTCAGCTAAGAGTGCGGGGAAGACATCGCGTTCAAACATAAAACGTTTGCCTTGTGGGATACGCTTTAGGATTTCAGTTTCAATAATGTAAACGCCGGCATTTATCATGTTGCTTGTAACCTGCTCACGCTTTGGTTTCTCGACGAAGCGGGTTACCCGCTGATTACTATCGGTTTCAACAACGCCGAATCTAGTGGGGTCTTCTACGGGCGTCAGGGCGATGGTTACCTTGGCGCCTTTATTTTTATGGAAACGTAGCATGTCGGTCAAGTTGATATCGGTGAAGATATCTCCATTCATAACGAAGAAAGTGTCGTCTATGTACTGCTCGGCGTTCTTGATAGCCCCAGCAGTGCCCATTGGGTCTGTTTCGACGCTGTAAACTAGCATCGTACCCAGTTGGCGGGCATCACCGAAATAGTCTGTAATGCAATCTGGCTTATGACCTAAGGCTAGAATGATTTCTTTTATTTTGTGATTGCTGAGGTGACGAAAGACATATTCAATAAACGGCTTATTCAGGACTGGCACCATAGCTTTCACAGTGGAGTAGGTGAGTGGACGCAGCCTGGTGCCTTCACCGCCAACAAGAATGACTGCTTTCACTGAGCCTTTAGCTTTTTCCTCGGTGATTTTCGCTAATATTTTACTCCGTTTCTCCTGTCTTGGCAAAGTTCATTTGGCCTGTAAATCGAAGTGGAAAAATTGTGTTGCGTCATATGTGGTCTGCTGAGCCATGGCGGACTCGTTGATGCCCTTCAGTGCGGCAACAGCCTTCAGGCTTCTAAAGATGTCTGCGGGTTCAGAGCGATACTTGGTCTCTCTGCCGTATGTTACCGGACAGTCTGTCTCCAGAAGCAGTTTTTCCGGCGGTGTTTCCTTGATAGCCCGTCTGTGCTCCTGGTGGTATTCCGCAGCTGGGGTGGCTGAAATGAAGTAGCCGGCTTCGATTATATCTTTCAGCACGCTGGAAAATCCGGTGAACCAGTGGAAAACAGCTTTTTCAATACCGGTCTCTTTAACCAAGTCAAAACTGTCTTTCCAAGCATAGCGACTGTGTAGTATAACCGGCTTTCTGTATTCCTTGGCTAAAGTTAACAGACGTCTTAGGGTTTCCTTCTGTAGCTCTTTGGAGGCTACTTTGACTACTCTTTTATCGTAATCCAGTCCTATTTCGCCTATTGCCACGATGTGTGCGGCTCTTTCTTCAATGGATATTAGAGTGGCGTCGATTCGTCGAGAATCTAAATTACCTAGTTCCCAGGGGTGTAGGCCGAGAGCCGGATAGACAAGGGTGGGATACTTCAGGCTGATTTCCATCACCTTCTGGTTTGATTGGTGACTTGAGCCAACAGCGACAATGGCTATAACGCCAGCCTCTTTGGCTTTTTTGAGCGCTGGTTCAAGTTTTTCCAGCTCATCGAGATGGGCATGTGTGTCAATAACTTCAAGTAAGTTTTCCTGTTTCATTCTTGTCAGCCCGGGTTTCTATTTTAGATATTGTGATGTGCCATTTGCTCGATGTAAGAAATGACCATACTCGGCTGCATGGTGCCTTTTTCGGTTATTATCCCGGTTACTAGGTTGAGCGGAGTCTTGTCAAAGCCTGGCTCTAGCTCTGGTGCTTTGGCTATGTAACCGTAAGTGTCGAACTTAGCGGTTTCACAGATAGTGAAGAGCGGGATTTTTTTCTTCTTGGCCGCCTGAGCCAGTGTAAGTGTCGGTGTGCCGTTAATAAGATAATCATCGGCTGTTATGCTGTCAGCACCGACTAATGCCTTGTCTGCTTTGGCTATGCGGAGGTGTATATTTTCATCACGTATTACTTCTACTGGAATGTGGTGCTTCATTAGTTGCTCGGCGGTGATTTTCCCGTAAGCTTTATCCCTAAACTTAGATTCAGCGGTGATAACCCGGAACCTTGTCTCTCTCTTTCTGGCTAGCTCAAGGACCTTGCAGACTGTCGAACTATAGCTGCAGGTTATCACCGTATCAAGGTCGGTGATTATTCCGCAGCCGTACTCTACAGCTTTAGAAAAAGCTCTTACCGATGATTTGATGAGCTCGTTTCCCTTAATCTTGGCGAAATTCTTTAGAGAAACTGGGTCCTTTTCACTCTGAGACCTAGTGATAATCTGATTCAGAAGCTCGTTGGTATAGTTAGCTATAGGAGTTATGCTAGGTCTGGCTTTAACAAGTTCTGCGGCTACCATTTGTACTTCTTCAACAAATTCGGTGATGGTACGAGCTTGGCTTGCGTTTACAGCAAAATTTAGAGTGCTGATAGCTTGCCGTGATAGCCAACCGGCACCGTGTACCCTATCGCTTTTGATTTTATTTATTCTTTCGATTATCTTGCTATTCACGGTCTCATTTAATTGCCCTTTAGTATATAATAACTGGTGACGAAAGTCTTGAGTTCTGTTGTGGTGGGCTGAATGGATGAGGAAATTCTAAGGGCAAAATTCTTAGGCTCTCTGGTTGGTACCGCGGTTGGGGATGCTGTTGGCGCTGGTTTTGAGGGTTTGCGGATGGCTGAGCCTGAGGCGATTGAGGCTGCAACTGCCAGGAAAGAGCTTCTAGCCTATACTGATGATACTCAAATGATGATAGGCATGACTGAATCGCTGGTGTATAGAGAAGGTTTTGATGGTGAACATATGGCACATACTTTTGCGCGAAATTATGAGCGTGAGCCGTGGCGTGGCTATGGGCCAGGACCGCCGCAAATATTCAGAATGATAAGGGCTGGTGAAGCCTGGGACAAGGCAGCTGAAAAGATGTATCGTGGCGGCTCTTATGGTAATGGCTCGGCAATGAGGATTGCCCCTGTAGGCGTCTTTTATTACGATGATTTAGCTATGCTGAAAGAGGTGGCTTACAAATCAAGCCAGATTACACATAGCCATGAACTGGGTGAGGAAGGGGCGGCTTTGCAGGCCTATGCAGTGGCTTTGGCTGTGAATCTGGAGACAGCGGAAGCTCTTGACACGCGGGAGTTTTTAGCTAAGCTAGGTGAGTTTGTTAAGCACGAGGTGTACAAGCAAAAATTGGCTAAGGTAGAGATGCTCCTGGGTGAGCTGGATAGGGCTAGAGTGGTGGCTGAGCTGGGTAATGGCGTTGAAGCTTTTAACTCGGTGCCGACAGCCATATATTCGTTTCTTTCCCACTTCGGCTCTTTCGAGGAGGCAATCCTGTTTGCTGTCAGCCTCGGTGGGGACACTGATACCATAGCGGCGATGACCGGGGCCATAGCCGGGGCTTATCAGGGCGTAGACACTGTGCCGAACAAGTGGCAGATGAAGCTGGAAAATCGGATATACATAGAAGAGTTGGCGAAGGTGCTGTATGATGTCTGGGTTCGAAAGAGGCGCGGCAAATAACTCTAGACATGTAGCTCGATTATGTCGTTATCTTGCAGGACATGACCTTGACTGACTCTCTGCCCATCGAATTTTCCCGAGCCCCAGACGACAGCGTACTTCAGTTTGGCTTTGAAATCTTTGTGAATGTCTTCAGCGGCCTCTTTTACTGTGCTGCCTCTTTTCAATATTATCGGGTCAGTCAGGTCTGGCTTCTGCCCCGGGCTTTTGGTGTGGACGCGTATAATTTCCAAGGCTTTGAAAATTCCCTTTTTGAGGTCTTGCAGGTTGTTGCCCTCTGTGCCGGACACTGAAATCATGGGGAACTTGGCGTTATAGCGCGAATTCAATCGGCTCCAACTGGCAGCCGAGCTGTCCAGGTCATTCTTATTGCCTATGATAAGTATTTTCCTTTGCCGTTTGCCGATTGTAGCCTCGGTAGTCTCTTTTGTGGCCGGCACTATGCCTATATTGTCCAGCTCCTGAAGGGTAGCCTCTGCCTGTTCTACTGGGCGGTTGTTAAGGTCGACGATTATAGCTATCAGGTCGGCGTTTCTGGCGATATTATTTAGCCAGACGCGGGAGTCCTTGCCTGTCACTGGCGGTGTGTCAACCAATTGGATTTGGATATTTTCGAATTTCATCATACCTATATTAGGAGTCTTGGTGGTGAAGGGATAATCGGCTATTTCGGGCAAGGCATCGGTGACAGCAGCCAGCAGTTGTGACTTGCCCACATTGGGCAGCCCGACCAGGGCTACCTGGCCGGCGCCTTCTTTCCTGATGTAAAAGCTGGCTCTGCTGGTGGCAGCCTTTCTCTCCGCTTCTTCGGTGAGCTTGGCTATTCTTCGTCTCAGGTCGCCATACAGATGGTCGGTGCCCTTGTGCCTGGGCATGATGGCCAGCATGACTTCCAGAGCCTCGATTTTATCCTCCGGAGTCTTAGCCTGCCTGTAGCGCTTTTCAGCGTCAAAGTATTGTGGCGGTAGGTTCGCTGGCATAGTCTCTCAACCTGTTTTAGTTTAATTTTAGCATAATCCCCCTAGGGAGATTAAGGTTGAGCTTGTTGTGAAACTCTAAATCAAAGCAAAGGAGATTATAGTTATGGATGAATTAGCCAAGACTAGGGAATATCAGAAAATAATATTACGCAATCAGATAGCAATTTTAGATATGATGGAAGCATTGGCTAAAGAATTGACGGGTAAAATTCCAGTAATATCTGTTGAAGTGTCAGATATTACTGGCGGCACTTCAATTATTGATGTCGTACCAACTATTCGAATGGTGAAATTCTGCCAGGAGGCACCAGATTACTTCGCTCTGACGGAGGAATAAGCTCCCATAATTTACATGCATTAGAGTGGGTGTCATTCAAAATGTTTAATTTTTCAACTATTTGCTTAGCATCTGACCACCTGTCGGCATCAAATACATGTAAAGCACTTAACACCTTCGTCCTACTGGGTCTCTTGCCCTCAACAACAATAATAGGAATGTTAAGAATGTCTTCTTTGGACGGGTTATCTTTTATTGCCCTAGCCACATTTTCCATTATTACAACCATTTCTTTAACATCTTGTTTTGCTTTATCAGATTCCTTTTTAGCAGCGATATATTTAAGAATGGCGTCTTCACTCATACCAACCTCCTATATGAATTATGATAGTAGTTTAGATAAAGGAAATCAACTAAAACTGGAGAACCTTGAGGAATAAATAAATGGCAAGTGTTTAAGTAATAATACCAACACATTGCCTAACAGAAGATATTTGGCTATTCATGGCACTATGCAAGGCTTGTGCCTGCGTAACAATAAGCGAGAAGAATTTGGCTCCCCGTAGTTAGTAAAAGAATTGCCCCTTCTGCTACAATGTGATGCGCTTGGCGCCAGGCTCCGGTTCTAGTTAGCTACGAGGAGGGAACAAGAATGAAATGGATTTCTTTGATTGCTTTAATTTTGACCTGTTTGTTATTAGCTGGTTGTGCTAAACCGGTGGAAGTGCCTTCTCCTGAGCAACCATCTGAAGGAGTAAAGATTGAGCATAAGTTTGTGGAAGCTGGCGGGGTTGAATGGCACTACGTTGAAGCCGGCAAAGGTGAGCCTGTGGTTTTTCTTCATGGCTTGCCGGAAAGCTGGTTTTCCTGGCATTATCAAATCGAAACGGTTAGTAAGAAATATCGCGTTATAGCTGTTGATTTGAAGGGGTACGGGCAGTCCGATAAAAGCGATGGCGACTATACAGCCCAGGGGGTGGCGAACGAGCTGATTGCTCTATTTGATGCCATTGGGCTGGATAGGTTCTCACTGGTAACTCATGATTGGGGCACGTTGATAGGCGACTGTATCGCCAGCACTATTCCCGACCGAATCGTCAAGTATATCCGCATGGAAGCGCCAGTGCTGAAGATTGACCCGACCAAGCATCCTCAGTTCGAGCTGTTCAAAAATCAGGATGTGGCCACAGGCATGATGTCACAAGCCAGAACTTTTATTACCATGGTTTATGAACCTCGAACAGTGCAGAAAATCAGCGATGAGGACATGGAAGGCATTATCTTCGAGTTCAGCCGCCCCGGGGTTGCTGAAGCTGTACCTCGGTACTTTAGAGACTTTAGGCTCGAAGACGAGGACGTCCGGCTGGAGCGGTTTAGCAAGATGACATTCCCGGTGCTGGTGCTTCAAGGGGAGAAAGACCCGGCCCAGCCATTGTGGTACTATGAAGGTATTGAAGAGGTCTTTCCAAATGTTGAGTTTCAAATCATCGAGGATTCAGGCCACTTCACGGAGCTGGAAAAGCCGGAGGAAGTTAGTAAGGCCATACTCGATTTCCTGAGCAACTAGATACCTATTGTGAAGGCAGGAGGCAACACGATGGAAAAACTGTCGGTTAAAGAAAGGGTAATCTATCGCTTTATCCTTAACGAGAAGAGGGTTTACAGGCATTGGTACACCAGGTTTCTGATTTGTGGCGTGGATTTAGCCCGGATTCGGGGAGTAGTGTCACGGATAAAGAATTTCTATATGTGGTGTAGCGAATGGTCGAAAGAAGGGGAGAGCCTACTGAAGCTAGCTGAAGACGCCCTGTCAAATGGGAATACTTACACCGCTAGATGCTTATTCCATGAGGCAGCGGGGTGTTTTCATATCGGTCAGCATATCTACTTTATAGACCTTGAGCAGAAGGAAGAGGCTCAGGAGAAGGCCAGGCGGAGTTATAGAAGAGCCGTTGAGTTATACGATGAAGACAAAAGACCGATAAGATTAGAGATACCTTTTCGGGGGATTTTAATTCCCGGTTACCTCAGGCTTGCAGGGCAGCCGAACAGACCGCTGATAATTTATATCAACGGATTGGACAATATAAAGGAAGTTGAAAATCACTATATGGGGAGCTTGCTGACGGAGGCTGGTTTTAACTGCTTCAGCTTCGATGGGCCGGGGCAGGGAGAGATGTGGAAGAACATGAAGATGATTCCTGACTATGAAAAGGCGGTTAGCGCTATTATCGACTGGTTTGAGAAGAATAACAAATACGGTATTAATCTTAAAAAGATAGGAACGTCTGGCTTTAGTTTTGGTGGTTATCTGGCGCCTCGTGCTGCGGCATTTGATAAGAGGATTTCTTGTGCTATTGGAAATGGTGGCGTTGGTTATATAACAACGGAAATGGCTAAAAGAGTAACTCCAATTTGGGCCAGGGATTTGTTGTATGTCACCGGTTTCAAAAGCGTGGAGGAAGCTAGAGATAATTGGGGAGAAATCGACATTAAAAAGGCACCACCGCTGGACCGTCCGCTTCTTATCATTCACGGGGGAAGGGACATAGTGGTCCCTAATCCCACAGAGCAGGTCGATTACATTATGAATTGGGCGATTGGGGAAAAGGAGTTAAAGTGGTATCCTGATGGTGAACACTGCTGTGCCAACTACTTCGATGAAGTGATTCCTTATTCTATTGATTGGTTTAAGAAGCATTTGTTGAGATAACAGAATATTTCAATGGTATAATGCGAGACATGAAACTCAAGGACGTCTTTAAGCTAGTAGCATGTATTGTTGCTTGCCTGGCTGCTGGTGCCATCGGTTCTATATTTACACGGGAGGCGATTCCAAACTGGTATGCAACGCTGGAGAAGCCGGCTTTTAACCCACCGAACTGGTTGTTTGCTCCGGTGTGGACACTACTGTATATACTGATGGGCGTAGCCGCATTTCTGGTCTGGCGTAAGGGATTGGAGAATCGACAGGTCAGGATAGCACTAATCGTGTTCCTGGTGCAGTTGGTTCTAAATGCCCTGTGGTCGGTGGTTTTCTTTGGCCTCGAGTCTCCTTTGTACGGATTAATCGTAATCTTCGCTCTGTGGGTGGCGATACTGTTCACCGTTCTGAAGTTCTTCAGGATATCTTTGGCCTCTAGCGCACTTATGTGGCCTTATCTGCTCTGGGTGACTTTTGCGGCGGTTCTGAATTCATCGATATGGTTATTGAACCGATAAGCCGCAAGCGTAACTAAAGGCAAGTTATCTGCATAACCTATCCCGCTGCACATTAATTCTGGAAATGAAAGCTTCGAAGGATTGTTATGAGTGCTTGCAGAAGCTGGCTTGCCAGGCCGCTGAGCTGGCGGCGAATGATGAGCCGGCTAAAGCCAGAGCTGTAGCAGAGAGCCTGAAGATACTTGGTGACAATTTCTCTCTGGATAGTGTATCTATTGTTATCGCCACCAAAATCCATGATGCCATAAAGAGGATAACCGGAAATTCTGACCCTTACCGGCAGATGAAAGACAAGGAGATCGCGGTCGCCAGAGAGCTGTCGAAGCAGATAAAAGTTGAACATGGCAGCTTTAGAAGTTGCCTCAAGTTTGCCGCTCTGGGGAATACCATAGATTTCTTCAGGCCTCTTGATGTTATGAAGAAGGACATGAAACGGCATGTGGATTTTGTCATCGATGATTCGGAGCGGTTTGAAGCCAAACTTAAGCATGCCCGAAGAGTTCTGTATTTGGCGGATAATGCTGGTGAGGTGTTTTTTGATTTACTGCTTATCAGGTGGATGAGGCAATGGGCTTCTGTTGCTTATGTGGTTAAGGCCTCGCCGGTTCAGGATGACGTTACTGTGGAAGATATCAGGCGAGCCGGGCCTGAAGCTGAGCTAGGCGAGATAATGACCACCGGGACGGCTACCCCGGGCATAGATTTCTCTGTGGCGTCGGCGGAGTTTAAGCGTGAGTTCAATTCTGCAGACCTCATATTTGCCAAAGGCATGGGCTATTATGAGTCTCTATCTGAGATGCCGGCGGAAGGCAGGGTTTTCTACTGTCTCAGGGCGAAATGCCAACCGGTGGCTGATTCCCTCAAAGTTCCACTGAACAGCTATGTGGCAATGCTGAGGTAAAGGCGATCGATGAGGTCAGATGTATTTCGTGATTTCGGTGAGACTGCGGATTCTGGGGCAGTCGGTGATGTCCGGGAAATAGTCGTTGCGGTCGATGAATAAAGCTTTCATGCCGACCCCTCGGGCACCGACAATATCCAAGTCGTACTGGTCACCAACATATATGGCTTCTTCAGGCTTGACCTTAGCTTTCTTTAGCGCTGCCTGGAATATCTTTGGCTGTGGTTTGTCACAACCAACTTCGGCAGAGGTTACCTTGAAATCGAGGTACGGTTGTAGTCCTAACTCCGTATATGTGGACTCCATGTCCTGGACGACGTTGGAAATCAGCCCTAAGATTAAGCCTCGGTTCTCCAGCTCTTTTAAGGTGGGTAAGGTATCATCAAAGGTTCTGAACTCCCACTTATGCTCTCGGATTGCTGCCAGTATTTGAAGTGCCGTGTCACGGCTAGCTTCCACACCAGCTCCTTCGAGTATCCTGGTTGCGTATTCGACGTAAAAGTTGATTTTTTCCTCTGGAGTTTTCTTGTCTACGGGTGAGCGGGAGTTCTCATCACGCCAGTACATGTCTGCTGCAGCTAAGGAGCTAAATAGCGTCTTTGCTTCCACCTTAATGCCGCGCTCTCGGCAGGCATTAGCCCATGCCTCTTCCCGAGGTGGATGGTAAGTGGCCAAGGTGTTGTAGAAGTCAAAGAAGACAGCTTTGATCATGCCGAGTTGAAATTGTAGAGAAAGCGACTTGAGGTGTCAAACTAAAGGTCAATCAGACCTATCTGGTTCCAGGTGAAGCCATCGTTGGTGCTTATGGAGAAGGCGCTCTGGTCGTGGCTGCCGCCACCGGCGGAGCTGGTACCGCAATAAACCGCTTTGCCATCGGGAGACCAGGCTACGCGGGCCTGACCGGGGCCGGTGGGTGTTTTCTGGCTACTCTGCCAGGTGGGGTATGGTGACTGTGGGTTGGATGTAAAGTATACCTGAGGGCCTGGATTGAAAGTGGCTGGCTTAGCCAACATAGCTCCAGCCAACAGCTTGCCCCGGCTGAACATGCCGTAATGCGCCAGACTGCAGATGATATCGTTGCGAACCAGAAGTCGGTAGCAGACGGTGTCATCAAGACGGTAAACGTCATCATTAGGATTGCCGGCGGTGGCTACTCCTGGTGGATTATCAGTCCAGCAAGTGTAGACATGCCGGTGTGCGGGGACGGTGCCAGAGTAATCTGCTGGCAAGGCTATATCGGCATAAGTTAGCGGTGTTCCTGGTGTGTCTTGGCCTGATTGGCAGATTTCTACAGGGTAGCCTGCGGAGCTATTCCAGATTGTGGTATCTCCGCCAAGGTCCCTGATGCCGATGTAGAGGTAGGTGTCATCGGTAGCTGGAGCGGGGCCAGTGGCGGTGATAGCCAGAAGAGTGCCGTCAGCAGCAAACCCTGGTGGATACTCGATGGCGAAGACGTCGGCGTTTGACCAGCCGGTGGCGCCGGTGCTCATGTCTTTCCAGTTGCTGGGAAATCCACTGGTTATGTTCACCAACACTCTGCCGTTACCACTGCCTGTGGAAGTGCCTACGGCTAAATCACGGCGGCCATAGCTTGGCGATATGGCAATGCAATTGACTTGCTCACCGCCACCTAGTTTGCCGCTTAATCCGGTGGCAGTGAAATTGGCACCACCATCAGTGGACAGATAAACCTCAGTACCGGCATTGGCAGCTACGGCAACGATTTTCGGGTCATCCGGGGCTATGGCTAGTTCTGTCCACGGCGCCGCTGCAGGAAGGCCTCTTGTTATGTCAGTCCAGCCGATACCGCCGTGGTCTGATTTGTAAAGCTTAGCGTTTGGGGAATCGACGGCGTAAATGGTGTTATTGTAGGCGACAGCTATGTGGCTGACATCGCTATTGGGCACTGTAAGCAAGGTGCTGACGATAGGTGTTACGACTTGGGGCTTTTCTTCCGGTGGGGCTGTAGCTATTGTGAATTTGACGGTTGCTGGAGTGGGGTCAGAATTGCCAGCTTCATCTCTTGATTTGACATAAAATGTGTAAGTGCCGTTAGGCAAGTCATTGTATATCCTGGTGGTATCAGCGGTGAACGGAGAATAGTCTGTATCATAGCCTTCTAGATAATATGAGTAGGTCAAGTTAATGGTTAGAGTTCTATCATCGCTACCAATCCATTCGAAGGTGACTTTGTTGTAGCTGATGGTTTCAATCGGGGCGATGGTAATTACTGTTTGAGGTTGTGTAGTGTCTGGAGTTGGTAGTTCTGGTGGGGGTGGCGGTTGGGGTGATGGTGTTATGGGTTTAGGGCTGCAAGAGATGTTTGCCAAAACCAGCAGAACCAGATACACAATGCATAGTATTCCGGGCTTACTGATTGTATTCATCGGCTGACTTATGCAGTCTTAGTGTGTTTCGATTCTAGCATAATTGTATAGAAACATCACTTTTGGGGTCTTTTGACACTCAGACATAAAGTTGATAAGCTTGGTTAAGCTTCTGAGGAGGTTAAATTGCCTGAGGAAAAGAACAAAGTGGACATGGAAAAAATCGTCTCCTTATGTAAGCGGAGAGGTTTCATCTTTCCTAGCAGCGAGATCTACGGTGGGTTGGGTAGTTGTTGGGACTATGGGCCGCTAGGGGTGGAGTTGAAGCGGAACGTTAGAGACGCCTGGTGGCGAGCAGTAGTTCAAGAACGGGATGACATGGTTGGTATAGATGCCAGCATAATGATGCATCCCCAGACGTGGGTAGCTAGTGGTCATGTTGAGGGCTTTTCTGACCCCTTGGTAGAATGTAAGGCCTGTCACTTCAGGTGGCGGGCCACTGACCTGAATGGTGATAGCTGCCCCGATTGTAGCGGCGAGCTGACGGAGCCGAAGCAGTTCAACTTGATGTTCAAGACTTTTATGGGGCCAGTGGAGGATGATGCCAGCGTTGTTTATCTGCGTCCGGAGACAGCTCAGGGTATTTTTGTTAATTTCGATAATGTACTGGCTACTTCAAGGAGAAAGTT
This genomic interval from Chloroflexota bacterium contains the following:
- the trxA gene encoding thioredoxin → MSQNITNVDHDSFQKAVLDSQKPVMVDFWAPWCGPCRAVAPIVEELANEYKGKIEFAKVNVDEAPFVASKYGVMSIPTIMVFQGGKPVQHAIGYQPKEQLKKLLDGTLAKQDSK
- a CDS encoding NDP-sugar synthase, which codes for MPRQEKRSKILAKITEEKAKGSVKAVILVGGEGTRLRPLTYSTVKAMVPVLNKPFIEYVFRHLSNHKIKEIILALGHKPDCITDYFGDARQLGTMLVYSVETDPMGTAGAIKNAEQYIDDTFFVMNGDIFTDINLTDMLRFHKNKGAKVTIALTPVEDPTRFGVVETDSNQRVTRFVEKPKREQVTSNMINAGVYIIETEILKRIPQGKRFMFERDVFPALLADGEPVSGYATDVYWIDAGTPEQYLQLNHDLMFGKSVQVAFTPEEIRINEKSSVHPQAKLTGPILVDRDCTIGKGVQLKGPVVIGTDCTIKDGAIIENSILWQNVTIGEQAILKDCIVASNSCIDNNACIECATLAQTKE
- a CDS encoding TatD family deoxyribonuclease, with protein sequence MKQENLLEVIDTHAHLDELEKLEPALKKAKEAGVIAIVAVGSSHQSNQKVMEISLKYPTLVYPALGLHPWELGNLDSRRIDATLISIEERAAHIVAIGEIGLDYDKRVVKVASKELQKETLRRLLTLAKEYRKPVILHSRYAWKDSFDLVKETGIEKAVFHWFTGFSSVLKDIIEAGYFISATPAAEYHQEHRRAIKETPPEKLLLETDCPVTYGRETKYRSEPADIFRSLKAVAALKGINESAMAQQTTYDATQFFHFDLQAK
- a CDS encoding TGS domain-containing protein, whose product is MPANLPPQYFDAEKRYRQAKTPEDKIEALEVMLAIMPRHKGTDHLYGDLRRRIAKLTEEAERKAATSRASFYIRKEGAGQVALVGLPNVGKSQLLAAVTDALPEIADYPFTTKTPNIGMMKFENIQIQLVDTPPVTGKDSRVWLNNIARNADLIAIIVDLNNRPVEQAEATLQELDNIGIVPATKETTEATIGKRQRKILIIGNKNDLDSSAASWSRLNSRYNAKFPMISVSGTEGNNLQDLKKGIFKALEIIRVHTKSPGQKPDLTDPIILKRGSTVKEAAEDIHKDFKAKLKYAVVWGSGKFDGQRVSQGHVLQDNDIIELHV
- a CDS encoding alpha/beta fold hydrolase is translated as MKWISLIALILTCLLLAGCAKPVEVPSPEQPSEGVKIEHKFVEAGGVEWHYVEAGKGEPVVFLHGLPESWFSWHYQIETVSKKYRVIAVDLKGYGQSDKSDGDYTAQGVANELIALFDAIGLDRFSLVTHDWGTLIGDCIASTIPDRIVKYIRMEAPVLKIDPTKHPQFELFKNQDVATGMMSQARTFITMVYEPRTVQKISDEDMEGIIFEFSRPGVAEAVPRYFRDFRLEDEDVRLERFSKMTFPVLVLQGEKDPAQPLWYYEGIEEVFPNVEFQIIEDSGHFTELEKPEEVSKAILDFLSN
- a CDS encoding alpha/beta hydrolase, which gives rise to MEKLSVKERVIYRFILNEKRVYRHWYTRFLICGVDLARIRGVVSRIKNFYMWCSEWSKEGESLLKLAEDALSNGNTYTARCLFHEAAGCFHIGQHIYFIDLEQKEEAQEKARRSYRRAVELYDEDKRPIRLEIPFRGILIPGYLRLAGQPNRPLIIYINGLDNIKEVENHYMGSLLTEAGFNCFSFDGPGQGEMWKNMKMIPDYEKAVSAIIDWFEKNNKYGINLKKIGTSGFSFGGYLAPRAAAFDKRISCAIGNGGVGYITTEMAKRVTPIWARDLLYVTGFKSVEEARDNWGEIDIKKAPPLDRPLLIIHGGRDIVVPNPTEQVDYIMNWAIGEKELKWYPDGEHCCANYFDEVIPYSIDWFKKHLLR
- a CDS encoding tryptophan-rich sensory protein, yielding MKLKDVFKLVACIVACLAAGAIGSIFTREAIPNWYATLEKPAFNPPNWLFAPVWTLLYILMGVAAFLVWRKGLENRQVRIALIVFLVQLVLNALWSVVFFGLESPLYGLIVIFALWVAILFTVLKFFRISLASSALMWPYLLWVTFAAVLNSSIWLLNR
- a CDS encoding DUF89 family protein: MKASKDCYECLQKLACQAAELAANDEPAKARAVAESLKILGDNFSLDSVSIVIATKIHDAIKRITGNSDPYRQMKDKEIAVARELSKQIKVEHGSFRSCLKFAALGNTIDFFRPLDVMKKDMKRHVDFVIDDSERFEAKLKHARRVLYLADNAGEVFFDLLLIRWMRQWASVAYVVKASPVQDDVTVEDIRRAGPEAELGEIMTTGTATPGIDFSVASAEFKREFNSADLIFAKGMGYYESLSEMPAEGRVFYCLRAKCQPVADSLKVPLNSYVAMLR
- a CDS encoding HAD family hydrolase translates to MIKAVFFDFYNTLATYHPPREEAWANACRERGIKVEAKTLFSSLAAADMYWRDENSRSPVDKKTPEEKINFYVEYATRILEGAGVEASRDTALQILAAIREHKWEFRTFDDTLPTLKELENRGLILGLISNVVQDMESTYTELGLQPYLDFKVTSAEVGCDKPQPKIFQAALKKAKVKPEEAIYVGDQYDLDIVGARGVGMKALFIDRNDYFPDITDCPRIRSLTEITKYI